From the Gossypium hirsutum isolate 1008001.06 chromosome A02, Gossypium_hirsutum_v2.1, whole genome shotgun sequence genome, the window TGATTTTACTTtagacatgaatttttttttaagatttaataaaatttctagtttagtttttgtatttttttagatattcaaaatttaattcctgaatttttacttttaagaatttagtttttataattgtCTGATTTAAATCATAAAGTGcatttaataacattattaattgatgtttgttatatataatatatggtaAGTTcttatttgaaaattaaagttgaattaataaaagatattcaaatttaatgaaaGCTAATTAATTGGGTTATTAATTagactttattttttaaattaagtagaaattttaaattctaaaattaaaagtagaaaaactaaattttaaagcCTTAAAGAGTACATGAACTAAGAgcataattaaacaaaattttaagcataaattataaaaaaatatttttgtttgcctcaagttacattttagtcatttatgtttgaaatgttacattttaatcacttacgttatcatgttataaattttagtcactaagccatTAATTGCCATTAATGGTGTAACGTTAAGTTGACGTGGCactttaaataataatttcaaacgaaaattttagctTAATTGTACAATTGGTCcacatattttttcattttgagcattttagttttttcttttatgttcttttaactttcttttttttttcttttttttcattcttttctgtttcttcctctgttttcctcccttcttcatttctcttaacgcagtttttctatgttttccattttttaaaactatttcacaagctcgcctcactcgaaaaaaaataaattgttcaaaaaaaatggtacagggactaattttaacaaatggaaaaacatagtaaaactatgttaaaagaaatggagaaggggaAAAAACAGAGGAAGAAGCAAacgagaatgaaaaaaaaagaaaaaaaaagaaacgttaaaagaacataaaaaaattaaattgctctaaatgaaaaattatgaggaccaattgtataaattaacttaaattatttgtttgaaatgatgatttaacgtgacatgtcagcttaccgttacaccgctAACAGTAATTAAtagttcagtgactaaaatgttacaatgcaataacgtaagtgactaagacgtaacatttcaaatacaagtgactaaaatgtaacttgaggtaAACAAAtgtgactattttggtagtttatctattttttaaacatCGTCTCTTATTAAAAAAACTATTGTTTTTAGAATTGGACTGAACCGGTTAGATCATGAACTATTAGAGGGTATTGGACTAGAATAAAGGGTTGGATTGACTAACTCACAAATTCGTTGAATTGACGGTTGAATCGTGATAAAAAAATAGATTGAactgatttttttctatttttaatttttatgaattttaaaataacttatacaattaaaccgaaaaaattaagCAAACCGATTGAACTGAAAACCAGTGGTCTGATTTGTTCTACCATCAGTCCCAATTTTGAAAACattgtaaaaaaacaaaagaattagcaaaatgatgaaaaatgaagGACTATGAGTGAAAAAAAGAGATTAACGCGGGATTCGGAAGCGATATAAAATAGTAGTTTGTTTCTGCAACGATTGTGTAAACCTAAGTAACGAACTTAGCTTATTTTACAACTCTTTTTCTCTATGCAATTCGTTTTCTTTTCAAAGAAAAGAATATATTTTTCAAGAAAttcactatttttattttaattttctcttCAAATTCTTGATTGTTATTATGATATGAATCTCTagttttctctccttttttttttaaaaaaaattttgcagTGTGCCAAGAAAAAGTTGAATAAAAGGtatatataagttaaaagaaTCATGCTTtttcaaagtgtttttttttttcagaattgtTTAgtgatattttgatttgatttggaTATAGGAATATCTGGATTGAAAATCTTGGCCCTGCGCAAGAAGATttaagtctttttctttttttttggtacgAAAGATGAAAGGAATGTCAATGGACAATATTCGTGGCCTCATTTTGGCTGTTTCATCGAGCGTTTTTATTGGATCTAGCTTTATTATCAAGAAACAGGGTCTTAAGAAAGCTGGATCATCAGGACCAAGAGCCGGtttctttctttgctttctctttgaatttttgctgattttaattttgttaaaatatttgaattaggGTCTATTTTCAAGTGTTTTTTTAATTGATATCTGAAAATTCTGATATTAGGGCAAGGAGGACACTCTTATTTGTATGAACCTTGGTGGTGGGCTGGAATGATAACCAGTAAGTTCAACAATCCACTTCTAATTTTGTTGATTTCTTATCatttttgtttctctgtttttaaGTTGTGAATTGTAATTGATGAGAATTAGTTGGAATTTCTGAAGAAATGAAGTTTTGAGATTAAGGAGGTCCTTTGTTTGTAGGATAATTTGTTAATGGATATGCGATCAATATGAatatgtttagttttttttttatggttttcgaTATATATGGATATGGGTGAGACATGTGTGTCTCTGTCGTCCATTGGTACTTCAATGAAAGCAAAAGTCGAAATAATGTAGACAATGACATGCTTTGTAGCTGCCTTTGTTGGAAATTCGCACCAAATTTTTTACACTCTAAATTATTTGTGTTCGGTATTTGTGTTTAACACCCGAATAGTTGTATAGATATACATGTATGATCAACAATACTTAAGTTGTATTAATGCTAATATCCAACACTTTTCTTcaagtccaagtaacatagatCTTGTCCGTTCAAGTGAATAACCAAATTGAAGGAAATTAATCTGTTTGCTTTTAGATGTGTTTTGAAGTGCTGTAGAATAGGAGAATTTTACTTGAACGATAATACCAAATCTGCGAAAAAATGTTAAAAGGCAGAGGGAAAAATAGCAATGAATCTTTCTTCAGTTTTCAAGGAATTTATCATCAAAGCAAATCTGTATGCAATGCCATAGGGCAGTAGTGTGCCAAAGTAGATAATTGTATTAGGTTGTTATGATCTTATTTTACTCAGACCCAGGTGTGAGTGTTGGGTATGAGTATATGCCTGAGATTGTTATGTTGAAAAATATGAAGCTTTTTTGTGTATTTGAAGGGTTATGTCCCTTATCTTTATCTAGATATGTCTTGGACAAGATGGTCAAACACACATGCTTAAAAAAATGAAGAGTCTGAACAACGTTATTTATGGCCTTTTATACTGCATGTTTACTTACTGTAGCATCTTTTTCCTTACTGCCAGATATAGCTGCTTGAGTTAAGTTAATGTGCTTTAATTTTACAGTGATAATCGGGGAGATAGCTAATTTCGCTGCTTATGCGTATGCTCCTGCAATTCTTGTAACACCATTGGGAGCCTTAAGTATTATTTTCAGGTATGTATTAAGTTCCATTTCTGTTAGTTAAAAATATGAGAGTCATTTAACAAACCAGTTGCGTTCATGCTCATATAAGAAATGGTGTTTATAAGCTTACATCTTTTTCTATGTTGCTTTTACTCATTTTCTTGAAGGACTCATGTCTAAGATTTGTGTTCAACACATTTGGACAAGATACAGGGATGTGACCTTCTAAATACATTTAAAGAATTGAAAAAACTTTAATATACCCATGTTGGATAATTCTTGCCTCCAACATTCACACTCAAGTTCGAGTAACATAGCATATTTATTTATGAAGGCACGTGGAGAAACATGTTTGCCATTGATGGATGGGATTGGCCTGTAGATTTGACTAATTTTATGAAGAAAACATTATTATGCAGTGCAGTGCTAGcacattttattttgaaagagAGATTACACATCTTTGGTATGCTTGGATGTGCTCTTTGCGTAGTTGGCTCTACAACCATTGTCTTACATGCTCCCAAGGAGAGACATATTGAATCTGTGAAACAAGTATCGCATCTTGCAACTGAGCCAGGTATGTAAGAACATTCCAATATAGCTACTTATTCTTTAAGATTTACCTTAAAATAACCTACGTTgttttgagtttttatttttcttgaaggaTCTGTGTCCAACACTTATGCTGAACTAATATATGCATTCTTGCGTTGATAGGATTCCTTGTATACTTTTGGGTTGTTTTGGCTGTGGTAGCAGTGCTTATTTTTCGATATGTTCCACGCTATGGCCAAACCCATTTGGTAGTTTATATCGGAATCTGCTCTCTCATGGGATCTCTTACGGTTTGTTGATTACTTTTAAggcttcttcctcttcctctttctcttcttcttcttttatttttattttaatttatattatatttattcttCAATTTTTTGAAGCTCTTCATCTCACACACTTCAGGATATCATTATGAGGATATGAATCTTCAAAGATTCTTTAAATgcatgaaaaatttagaaaaaaaatgaatatatctGTATCGATTCCATATCCATATTCAACTTGCATTACAATACATTTGTTTTAACAACCATCTTTTCGTTCTCATAGGTAATGGGTGTTAAAGCAGTAGGAATCGCGCTGAAGCTGTCGTTTGGAGGAATGAATCAGTTTAAATACTTCGAAACATGGATTTTCACAATAATTGTGATCTTTTGCTGTCTTCTGCAAATAAATTACTTGAACAAGGTGAGTGATGAGACTTAGATTTCATTACCCTTTGTCAGTGAGCGTAATTATATATTGGTTTAGTTTGTGTCACTCGAATTTTGTTTGAATGTTGAATAAGGCATATTAGACATggaggtttttattttttaactgttTTCCATGTATATAAAGGATTTTATTCCCATACAAGAGtctagatatatatatgtatatgtgtgtgtgtgacaAGAGTATTTTAATGAAACTGAAAGTTGAAATACGTAAGTTAAGCGCTTTACAAGTTTTGGCGCTACTAGTAATTTGGACATCAACATTGTAAGTTACTCATTATTAAGTTGCTTATAGGATACAAAAGcataaatgtgttttttttaaaaataatttctttcaagcttatattcttaatttaatgtgatgattaacTCTAAATTTATGTTATTGTTGTTATTCTTGATGGtaataaaagcttaaaattttgcaGGCTTTAGACACCTTTAATACTGCTGTTGTATGTCCTGTTTACTATGTCATGTTCACAACATTCACCATTATTGCCAGCATTATCATGTTTAAggtaatttcttttttatttttttttattttttaacttttgagcTTGACTAACCTTCTCATGGAGATATGTTTGACTATTTTCATGAACATTGCAAAcacatttatttagtttatatgaATAAACGTGAACataaatagacaaaaaaaaataaactaacgGATCAAACTTAATTCCTATACAATCTTACTTACAAAAAtcttgtgtttttgtatataataatgtattttttcttttttgttttcttaaaggATTGGAATTCACAAGGCGGGACAGAGATTACAACAGAATTATGTGGATTTATTACAATTTTAGCAGGCACATTCCTCCTTCACAAAACCAAAGATATGGGAAAAAGTTCCAGTGGCAGACTTCCTGTTTATACATCTCCTGAACCAAATACAGTCTCCGAATCTAGATAGTCAGCCCTACAGGTTTGAAATTCGTATTTGGATTCTAATCCTTAGCTTTCTTGCATTTAGTTTCGTACAAGAaagattagaaaaaaaaaaaagagacaaacaaaagtagaattaggattttttttttttaaatttgaggttTATGGACATTGTCTATGTGAAAGTTACTACTAAAATGTTTAAGAAATAGGTTTTTTAGTTTCCTTCTGTTtttctatttgttatttttttcataatatgTTTGAGTTTGATATTTAATCATTAGAACTAAAAACCCAATTCTCTACTAATAAATCAAACAATTGTTAGTTTTTAGTGTTATTTTTGAGGTCTTATGTAATTGACCCGTGTTTATAGTGGTAGCTGGTCAAAATTATAGGGTATATAAAAAACATTATCATCTATAactatacatatatgatatgtatgtatgtacataATGTATAGTCAGCTGAAGAATTTTGTTTTGAGTTTATAGTGAGTTCAAAGTTTTTTGCAAATGATTCAAAATCGCGCAGTCAAAATGGGGAAAAAAGATATCAACATTACATTAGTATGCATGCCAAAGAAAAAAACATGTTAATAGCTATTTCCATCTCATTTTTAGATGTATTTGTTTGATCAAATCGAGGGagaaaatttcgagttaatcgagttgatgagttttattcattatttgaaaaattttaagtaaagtcaagtgaaataaaattagagttgaattgaatcgagttaaactgtttgagttaaattaaaaaatttaatgtgaaattgaaatctttttatggtataaattattttgtgttagagcacataaatttgaaaccatatatatatttgaaaattttttcaaagcaaaataataataaaaattattgtaattttaaaaaatatataaaatttgaaatttttatgaatattttgaattttaaaaaatattttaaatttttaaaaaatattttaaattattttgtaatttttgttgtgatagattaatttattaatttttaaaatttacagggACCAAAGGAGCATGTATACCAATTTATTGTTTGAAatggaatttttaaaatatagaaatagaaattttttcttcaaatttctcatccaaatagaGCCTAAAAAAGTTTGAAAGCTGAAATTTAAATATGTTAGTTTCAAAAGTGGAAAATTCTATACATTGCATCATCAAACTTTTCACTTATTGTGTCATCAGTCTAGCTAATACTTGACTTGTACACAATGGTTCAACGTTGTTTTTGTGCAGTATTAATTACTTGGACATTTGCATGCAATGCCAAAGACTTAATACTTAATATTTCCACACTATCATTTTTTGGTCCAAAATTAaagatattaaaaatttcaatttaaaccatcattatttaaaatttgatgtataattttgagatataaATTGATTTAACTCTTTGATAAATTATAACATATTTACAACTTCGATATTCATTAAcaaattgattttatattataagttaaattattttgtaatttttatttagagagatcaattttttaatttttaaaattgatagggATCAAAAGAGTATGTACATCAATCTATTGTTTGAATGATTTGAGTTATTCAGattataaaatttaactcgaaactcgaattgtaaatatttttaataatataaaacataaaaattattaaaattaaataataatatagaaatgaaaatatttaaacaaatttcTCACCCATATGCACTCTAAGAAAGTTTCAAAACTGGAATTTGATTATGTATCTTTCAAAAGTgaaaaaatctatatattttattattaaaattttcactcaTTGTGTCCATCAATATATAATGTGACTTGACTCGTACACAATGGATTGACGTTGTTTTTGTGCAATAAAAACTTAGATATTTGCATGCAATGCCAAAGACTTAAATACTTAAAAGTCCTATAACATTTCAAACAATCATTTTTTCTGGTCCAAAATTAAAGGTATTAAGCATTCCAATTTAAAACTTCCGAATTTAATTAGAATATCATGAAGTTTAGGGATCAATTTAAAATTcgatgtataattttgagatataaGGTGAATTAACCCTTTAATAAATCATAACATATTTACAAGTTCAATACTcattaacaaattaattttatattataaattaaattttatttttttgtactataacaaaatttacttaaaaaattaaattgtaatatttttattttaaaaaaattaaatgatggagaaataattataaataacataaa encodes:
- the LOC107939132 gene encoding probable magnesium transporter NIPA2 — encoded protein: MKGMSMDNIRGLILAVSSSVFIGSSFIIKKQGLKKAGSSGPRAGQGGHSYLYEPWWWAGMITMIIGEIANFAAYAYAPAILVTPLGALSIIFSAVLAHFILKERLHIFGMLGCALCVVGSTTIVLHAPKERHIESVKQVSHLATEPGFLVYFWVVLAVVAVLIFRYVPRYGQTHLVVYIGICSLMGSLTVMGVKAVGIALKLSFGGMNQFKYFETWIFTIIVIFCCLLQINYLNKALDTFNTAVVCPVYYVMFTTFTIIASIIMFKDWNSQGGTEITTELCGFITILAGTFLLHKTKDMGKSSSGRLPVYTSPEPNTVSESR